In the Elioraea tepida genome, one interval contains:
- a CDS encoding fumarylacetoacetate hydrolase family protein, with product MTTRLATIEANGPSLVALVRDDGSALDGLAAARAAGLDPAPLSDMVETIRAWASVGPGLRAAAADPPPGAVLPRGSFRLLAPIPRPRKNVFCVGRNDIEHVAEGDRVAGRETEVPKYPQFFTKPPTAVIGPDETVPSYAAITRLLDDEVELALVIGLSARDIPPERAFAHVFGDTIVNDIAARDLQRRHGQWFKGKGLDRSCPMGPWIVPADEIPSPPDLAISLTVNGETRQSSRTSQLIFDIPTIISLLSQGLTLETGDVIATGTPSGVGYAMTPPRALGPGDVVEAAVEGAGTLRTTIVA from the coding sequence ATGACGACACGACTCGCGACGATCGAGGCGAACGGGCCAAGCCTGGTGGCTCTGGTGCGCGACGACGGCTCAGCGCTCGACGGGCTGGCCGCCGCCCGCGCCGCGGGCCTCGACCCTGCGCCGCTTTCCGACATGGTCGAGACCATCCGCGCCTGGGCATCGGTGGGCCCGGGCTTGCGCGCCGCGGCGGCCGACCCGCCCCCCGGCGCGGTGCTGCCGCGCGGCAGCTTCCGCCTGCTCGCGCCGATCCCGCGCCCGCGCAAGAACGTCTTCTGCGTCGGGCGGAACGACATCGAGCACGTGGCGGAAGGAGACCGAGTCGCCGGCCGCGAGACCGAGGTGCCGAAGTACCCGCAGTTCTTCACCAAGCCCCCGACCGCCGTGATCGGGCCGGACGAGACCGTCCCCTCCTACGCCGCGATCACCCGGCTGCTCGACGACGAGGTCGAGCTTGCCCTCGTGATCGGCCTCAGCGCCCGCGACATTCCGCCCGAGCGGGCGTTCGCCCACGTGTTCGGCGACACCATCGTCAATGACATCGCCGCCCGCGACCTGCAGCGCCGGCACGGGCAGTGGTTCAAGGGCAAGGGGCTCGACCGTTCCTGCCCGATGGGACCGTGGATCGTTCCGGCGGACGAGATCCCCTCTCCGCCAGACCTTGCGATCTCGCTCACCGTCAACGGCGAGACGCGGCAGTCGAGCCGTACGAGCCAGCTGATCTTCGACATCCCGACCATCATCTCGCTCCTATCGCAGGGCCTGACCCTCGAGACAGGGGATGTGATCGCCACCGGAACGCCCTCCGGGGTGGGCTATGCGATGACGCCGCCGCGCGCGCTCGGCCCGGGCGACGTGGTGGAGGCAGCCGTGGAGGGAGCCGGCACGCTGCGCACCACCATCGTCGCCTGA
- a CDS encoding DUF2155 domain-containing protein, which translates to MIRRVALSALLCLCLAARPALAQSAAAWIPGRTAELQALDKVTARIVVLEVPLDQPVRFGTLLIRVGACHRRPPDDPPDAAAWLEVRDTRPGAPEVPFRGWMFAASPGLNMLEHPVYDLRVLACR; encoded by the coding sequence ATGATCCGACGGGTCGCGCTGTCCGCCCTGCTCTGCCTCTGCCTCGCCGCCCGGCCTGCATTGGCGCAGTCGGCCGCCGCCTGGATCCCCGGCCGGACAGCGGAGCTCCAAGCGCTCGACAAGGTGACGGCGCGGATCGTCGTGCTGGAGGTGCCCCTCGATCAGCCGGTGCGCTTCGGCACGCTCCTGATCCGCGTCGGCGCCTGCCACCGGCGCCCGCCCGACGACCCTCCAGACGCGGCCGCCTGGCTCGAGGTGCGCGACACCCGTCCCGGCGCGCCGGAGGTGCCGTTCCGGGGCTGGATGTTCGCAGCCTCCCCCGGGCTCAACATGCTCGAACACCCGGTCTACGACCTGCGCGTGCTCGCCTGCCGCTGA
- the mlaD gene encoding outer membrane lipid asymmetry maintenance protein MlaD, translating into MKSRSIAEIIAGAIVLGVAAVFLFYAVSHSGRSVTQGYTVVAKFDRIDGLAAGADVRLSGVKIGQVVDQRIDPETYLAVVTMRIDPKIRLPVDTSAEITSEGLLGGRYIALVPGGSERMIRDGGTIEATQAAISLEALLGRFIFSVTDLVSALQKQGQGTLGGAGQGGEGQGQARPGG; encoded by the coding sequence ATGAAAAGCAGGAGCATCGCCGAGATCATCGCGGGCGCAATCGTGCTCGGCGTGGCCGCCGTTTTCCTCTTTTACGCCGTCAGCCATTCGGGCCGCAGCGTCACCCAGGGTTACACGGTCGTTGCCAAGTTCGACCGTATCGACGGCCTTGCCGCCGGGGCGGATGTGCGTCTCTCCGGCGTCAAGATCGGCCAGGTGGTCGATCAGCGGATCGACCCCGAGACCTATCTCGCGGTGGTGACGATGCGGATCGATCCGAAGATCAGGCTGCCCGTCGACACCTCGGCCGAGATCACCTCCGAAGGCCTGCTCGGCGGACGCTACATCGCTCTCGTTCCGGGCGGGTCGGAGCGGATGATTCGCGACGGCGGCACGATCGAGGCCACCCAGGCGGCGATCAGCCTCGAGGCGCTGCTTGGGCGGTTCATCTTCTCGGTGACGGACCTCGTCTCCGCGCTGCAGAAGCAGGGCCAGGGCACACTGGGAGGAGCGGGCCAGGGGGGCGAAGGGCAGGGTCAGGCCCGGCCCGGCGGCTGA
- a CDS encoding NADH:ubiquinone oxidoreductase subunit NDUFA12 has product MTIGTRLFTRLRGREVGRDRFGNVYYEERRPRPGMRRRRWVIYARNVDASEVPPEWHAWLHYTTDAPLPEVKLYPWQKEHQPNLTGTPLAYRPPGHDLEGGRRQRATGDYEAWTPEAEAGPEAEGASPRR; this is encoded by the coding sequence ATGACCATCGGCACACGCCTGTTCACGAGGCTGCGCGGCCGCGAGGTTGGCCGCGACCGCTTCGGCAATGTCTACTACGAGGAGCGTCGCCCGAGGCCCGGGATGCGCCGGCGCCGCTGGGTGATCTACGCGCGCAACGTCGATGCCTCAGAGGTTCCGCCCGAATGGCATGCCTGGCTGCACTATACGACCGACGCCCCCCTGCCCGAGGTCAAGCTCTATCCCTGGCAGAAGGAGCATCAGCCGAACCTCACCGGCACGCCGTTGGCCTACCGGCCACCGGGCCATGACCTCGAAGGCGGACGGCGTCAGCGTGCGACCGGCGACTACGAGGCCTGGACACCCGAGGCCGAGGCTGGGCCGGAAGCGGAGGGTGCGTCGCCGCGGCGGTGA
- a CDS encoding RidA family protein has translation MAGRIEARLAELGLTLPPAAKPIATYVPFAVTGKLVVVSGQLPLKDGVLAVTGKLGETVSVDQGQESTRLCFLNVLAQLREAAGGDLDRVKQVLRLGGFIASAPGFTQQALVMNGASDLSVAVFGEAGRHARTTIGVPVLPADAATEVEALVELY, from the coding sequence ATGGCCGGACGGATCGAGGCGAGACTTGCGGAACTCGGGTTGACGCTTCCGCCGGCGGCAAAGCCGATCGCGACCTACGTTCCCTTCGCCGTCACGGGGAAGCTCGTCGTCGTCTCCGGGCAGCTGCCGCTCAAGGACGGGGTGCTCGCCGTCACCGGCAAGCTCGGCGAGACCGTCTCGGTCGATCAGGGGCAGGAGAGCACGCGGCTCTGCTTCCTCAACGTTCTTGCGCAGCTTCGCGAGGCGGCGGGCGGCGATCTCGACCGGGTGAAGCAGGTGCTTCGCCTCGGCGGGTTCATCGCCTCCGCCCCGGGCTTCACCCAGCAGGCGCTGGTGATGAACGGCGCCTCAGACCTCTCTGTCGCGGTGTTCGGCGAGGCGGGGCGGCATGCGCGCACGACGATCGGCGTGCCGGTGCTTCCCGCCGATGCGGCCACCGAGGTGGAGGCGCTCGTCGAGCTCTACTGA
- a CDS encoding GNAT family N-acetyltransferase — MAGTLALTLHPSIAELGAAEWDACAGSANPFVSHAFLSAVEESGSAGPRTGWMPLHAALRDGTGRLLACTPMYVKAHSWGEYVFDQGWADAYERAGGRYYPKLQVAVPFSPVPGPRLLVRPDVPDAAALRSALAGAIARVCEERGFSSAHVTFCTEAEWHALKAEGWLGRMNLQFHWRNEGYRTFDDFLAALSSRKRKQIRKERARAAEGLCLRTLRGAEITPAHWDAFFRFYRATVDRKWGQAYLTRRFFPLLGERLGEKVVLMWAEQEGRPVAGALNLLGADTLYGRNWGALIDQPFLHFELCYYRAVEFAIAHGLARVEAGAQGAHKVSRGYLPVPTFSAHWIVHPGLRRAVAEFLGREVPAVEREIAAIAAEASPFREDREG; from the coding sequence ATGGCAGGCACGCTCGCCCTCACCCTCCACCCCTCGATCGCCGAGCTCGGCGCCGCCGAGTGGGACGCCTGCGCGGGCTCAGCCAACCCCTTCGTCAGCCACGCCTTCCTCTCGGCGGTGGAGGAGAGCGGCTCGGCCGGGCCGCGCACCGGCTGGATGCCGCTCCATGCCGCCCTGCGCGACGGAACGGGACGGCTTCTCGCCTGCACGCCGATGTATGTGAAGGCGCACAGCTGGGGCGAATACGTGTTCGACCAGGGTTGGGCGGACGCTTACGAACGCGCGGGCGGGCGCTACTACCCGAAGCTCCAGGTGGCGGTTCCGTTCAGCCCCGTGCCGGGGCCGCGGCTTCTCGTGCGCCCGGATGTGCCAGACGCCGCCGCCCTGCGCTCGGCGCTCGCGGGGGCGATCGCTCGCGTGTGCGAAGAGCGCGGCTTTTCCTCCGCGCACGTGACGTTCTGCACGGAAGCCGAATGGCACGCGCTCAAGGCCGAGGGCTGGCTCGGGCGGATGAACCTGCAGTTCCACTGGCGCAACGAGGGCTACAGGACGTTCGATGATTTCCTCGCCGCCCTCTCCTCCCGGAAACGCAAGCAGATCCGCAAGGAACGCGCCCGTGCCGCCGAGGGCCTCTGCTTGCGCACGCTGCGCGGGGCCGAGATCACGCCCGCACACTGGGACGCGTTCTTCCGCTTTTATCGTGCGACGGTCGACCGGAAGTGGGGCCAGGCCTATCTGACGCGGCGTTTCTTCCCCCTTCTCGGCGAGCGGCTCGGCGAGAAGGTGGTGCTGATGTGGGCCGAACAGGAGGGCCGCCCGGTCGCCGGCGCGCTCAATCTTCTCGGGGCCGACACGCTCTATGGCCGAAACTGGGGTGCCCTGATCGACCAGCCCTTCCTGCATTTTGAGCTCTGCTACTACCGGGCGGTGGAGTTCGCGATCGCGCATGGGCTTGCTCGCGTCGAGGCGGGGGCGCAAGGAGCGCACAAGGTGAGCCGCGGCTATCTGCCTGTGCCCACCTTCAGCGCGCACTGGATCGTCCACCCAGGGCTGAGGCGCGCGGTCGCGGAGTTCCTCGGCCGCGAGGTTCCGGCGGTCGAACGCGAGATCGCAGCGATCGCGGCGGAAGCCTCGCCCTTCCGGGAAGACCGCGAGGGCTGA
- a CDS encoding DMT family transporter: protein MLGAYAMLAASMMLVGANVPVAKLLAEDLPIPLIASLRCLIACLVLWPLMRAIEPRTRPAREVMRNLFWQAAFGTALYNAGLLAGLRLTTALEAGLVLATLPAVVAIGSAVWLGERLSARAWAAAALAAAAMAAINAVRAEVGGEGSLFGNALVFAGVIGEAAYVLLAKRTAGRVGVITAAFWMQLFSAAQLAPFAALSLPWLAPGAANAANAALLLFHALTASVLCLVLWYGGMRRAPANVAGVYSAFLPATAAVLGVLVLGERFTEVHAVGLLVMVASILLATWPARPR from the coding sequence ATGCTCGGGGCCTACGCGATGCTCGCGGCCTCGATGATGCTCGTCGGCGCCAATGTTCCGGTTGCGAAGCTTCTCGCCGAGGACCTGCCGATCCCGCTGATCGCCTCGCTCCGCTGCCTGATCGCCTGCCTCGTTCTGTGGCCGCTGATGCGCGCGATCGAGCCGCGCACCCGCCCCGCGCGCGAGGTGATGCGAAACCTCTTCTGGCAGGCCGCCTTCGGCACGGCGCTGTACAATGCCGGGCTGCTCGCGGGCTTGCGGCTCACCACCGCGCTGGAGGCAGGGCTCGTGCTCGCGACGCTGCCGGCGGTGGTGGCGATCGGCTCCGCCGTGTGGCTCGGCGAGCGTCTTTCCGCGCGCGCCTGGGCGGCGGCAGCACTCGCCGCGGCCGCGATGGCGGCGATCAACGCCGTGCGGGCCGAAGTGGGCGGCGAGGGGAGCCTCTTCGGCAACGCGCTCGTGTTCGCGGGCGTGATCGGGGAGGCGGCGTACGTGCTGCTCGCGAAACGGACGGCGGGGCGCGTCGGCGTCATCACCGCGGCGTTCTGGATGCAACTCTTCTCCGCCGCGCAGCTCGCGCCCTTCGCCGCCCTCTCCCTGCCCTGGCTCGCCCCCGGCGCGGCGAACGCGGCCAATGCCGCGCTGCTCCTGTTCCATGCGTTGACCGCCTCCGTCCTCTGCCTGGTGCTCTGGTATGGCGGCATGCGTCGCGCACCCGCGAACGTCGCCGGTGTGTACTCGGCCTTCCTGCCGGCGACCGCCGCGGTGCTCGGCGTTCTCGTGCTCGGCGAGCGGTTTACTGAGGTGCACGCCGTGGGGCTTCTCGTGATGGTCGCCTCCATCCTGCTCGCGACCTGGCCGGCTCGGCCGCGATGA
- a CDS encoding DNA/RNA helicase domain-containing protein yields MVSPIACDGAGLARLIGWIGSQVPPPRTPLDGAAWLAAPYRPVPGIVEAATMLYARNGVAEIAAARADAANLTRTTAAIARTIERAKAAGSRVVVVVTGIPGAGKTLCGLNAVFGPARQEGAAFLTGNAPLVTVLRAALAEDAVARGECSRVEANRRVAQAIQNVHRFLEHYVLAPQEVPHERLIVFNEAQRAWDEAKARAGTQNRRSHLAMSEPAHTLEIMGRHDGWAVIVALVGQGREINTVEAGLAEWHRVIEAPGSWRAAAAETLAEGPDPPWLSRDPHLHLAVSMRSVRDVAAADWIEAVIAGDADRARAIAEETGGVPFHLMRNPEALRTALRRLPRGRRRAGIVRSSGAKRLRAEGFGPEVQGEDIAHWLLRRWPDVRASDALEVCAIEYACQGLELDIVGLAWGGDFIRHRAGWEARRFVGTAWQRERAEAHFVANTYRVLLTRACYETVIYVPRGALDEPTRDPAEFEALAAFLSRCGATAWAEPVRSSLPEAGLL; encoded by the coding sequence GTGGTCTCGCCCATCGCCTGTGACGGTGCGGGGCTCGCGCGGCTCATCGGCTGGATCGGGAGCCAGGTTCCGCCGCCGCGCACGCCGCTCGATGGGGCTGCGTGGCTTGCCGCGCCCTATCGTCCGGTTCCGGGAATCGTCGAGGCGGCGACGATGCTGTATGCGCGCAATGGCGTGGCGGAGATCGCGGCCGCCCGGGCGGACGCGGCGAACCTCACACGCACGACGGCAGCCATCGCACGCACCATCGAGCGCGCGAAGGCGGCCGGATCACGCGTCGTCGTGGTCGTGACCGGCATTCCAGGCGCGGGGAAGACCCTGTGCGGCCTCAACGCCGTGTTCGGCCCTGCGCGACAGGAGGGCGCTGCGTTCCTGACCGGCAATGCCCCGCTCGTGACCGTGCTTCGCGCCGCTCTGGCCGAGGATGCCGTCGCACGTGGCGAATGCAGCCGCGTGGAGGCGAACCGGCGCGTGGCCCAGGCGATCCAGAACGTCCACCGCTTCCTCGAACACTATGTGCTCGCACCGCAGGAGGTCCCGCACGAGCGGCTGATCGTCTTCAACGAGGCCCAGAGGGCGTGGGACGAAGCGAAAGCGCGAGCAGGGACGCAGAACCGGCGCTCGCACCTCGCGATGAGCGAGCCCGCGCACACGCTCGAGATCATGGGCCGCCATGATGGCTGGGCCGTGATCGTCGCGCTGGTCGGCCAGGGCCGGGAGATCAACACCGTCGAGGCAGGTCTTGCCGAGTGGCACCGCGTCATCGAGGCCCCCGGCAGCTGGCGCGCTGCCGCGGCCGAAACGCTCGCGGAAGGACCGGATCCGCCCTGGCTCTCGCGCGATCCGCACCTGCACCTCGCCGTCTCGATGCGCAGCGTCCGCGACGTCGCCGCCGCCGACTGGATAGAGGCGGTGATCGCCGGCGACGCGGACCGCGCCCGCGCGATCGCCGAAGAGACGGGCGGCGTGCCGTTCCATCTGATGCGCAACCCCGAGGCGCTGCGCACCGCACTCAGGCGGCTTCCGCGCGGTCGGCGGCGGGCCGGGATCGTGCGCTCTTCCGGTGCAAAACGGCTTCGCGCCGAGGGCTTCGGGCCAGAGGTGCAGGGGGAGGACATCGCCCACTGGTTGCTCAGGCGTTGGCCGGACGTGCGGGCCTCGGACGCGCTCGAGGTCTGCGCCATCGAGTATGCTTGTCAGGGGCTCGAGCTCGACATCGTCGGTCTCGCCTGGGGCGGCGATTTCATCCGCCACCGGGCGGGGTGGGAGGCGCGGCGCTTCGTCGGCACGGCCTGGCAGCGCGAGCGGGCGGAGGCGCACTTCGTCGCCAACACCTACCGCGTGCTTCTGACGCGCGCCTGCTATGAGACGGTCATCTACGTCCCGCGCGGCGCCTTGGACGAACCGACGCGCGACCCTGCCGAGTTCGAGGCGTTGGCCGCGTTCCTCTCCCGGTGCGGGGCGACGGCGTGGGCGGAGCCTGTTCGCTCCTCTCTCCCGGAGGCCGGGCTGCTCTGA
- a CDS encoding exonuclease/endonuclease/phosphatase family protein, whose product MRRRLTLIVLFALLLPGAAGGSDLVIATWNIAWLTTKPPGHPALPHHHLPRREEDFAALRGYAEALAADVVAVQEIDGPLALARVFDQRAYAFHLTSEADIQRPGFAIRRTLRFRANPDLVALDLAPEARNSLRRGADITVETAAGPLRLLSVHLKAGCARDRLTEPQRFDCVQLARQVPVLAGWIRARESEGIAYAILGDFNRELGPRDDMWRALSEAGTITHANRGRASPCWGGTAFVDHIVLGGPARRWLVPSSLRVLVYRETDREARERLSDHCPVRVTLRPGG is encoded by the coding sequence ATGCGCCGGCGACTTACCCTCATCGTCCTCTTCGCTCTGCTCCTGCCGGGCGCGGCCGGAGGAAGCGATCTCGTCATCGCCACCTGGAACATCGCCTGGCTCACCACCAAGCCGCCCGGCCACCCCGCCCTGCCGCACCACCACCTCCCCCGCCGGGAGGAAGACTTCGCGGCCCTGCGCGGCTACGCCGAGGCGCTCGCGGCCGACGTGGTTGCCGTGCAGGAGATCGACGGCCCGCTCGCGCTCGCCCGCGTGTTCGACCAGAGGGCCTACGCCTTCCACCTCACGAGCGAGGCGGACATCCAGCGTCCCGGCTTCGCGATCCGACGCACGCTCCGCTTCCGCGCCAACCCCGATCTCGTCGCGCTCGATCTCGCCCCTGAGGCGCGCAACTCGCTCCGCCGCGGCGCCGACATCACGGTCGAGACCGCGGCAGGGCCGCTGAGGCTGCTCTCGGTCCACCTCAAGGCGGGGTGCGCACGCGACCGGCTCACCGAGCCACAGCGCTTCGACTGCGTTCAGCTCGCCCGCCAAGTGCCGGTGCTCGCAGGCTGGATCCGCGCCCGCGAGAGCGAGGGAATCGCCTACGCGATCCTCGGCGACTTCAACCGGGAGCTCGGGCCGCGTGACGACATGTGGCGGGCGCTCTCGGAAGCCGGAACGATCACCCACGCCAATCGCGGCCGCGCGAGCCCCTGCTGGGGCGGGACGGCGTTCGTCGACCATATCGTTCTCGGCGGCCCGGCGCGACGCTGGCTCGTTCCGAGCTCGCTTCGGGTCCTCGTCTATCGCGAGACCGATCGCGAGGCGAGAGAACGGCTCTCCGACCACTGCCCCGTCCGCGTGACGCTGAGGCCGGGCGGCTGA
- a CDS encoding MBL fold metallo-hydrolase, which produces MPISRRRALGTALAAPALLAAAPALAQGQAAPALRQAPGFYRLKVGAFEVTVVNDGYNRRPNPAEGFVRNADAAAVRAALAADMLPTDHLDITFNITVVNTGTDLILFDTGTGGLLAPTAGTMWDNMAAAGIDPARVSKILFTHFHGDHVSGLVSREGQARFPNAELIVPEAEWTFWMSERAPQQPAGMVKSRFGAYPAERIRRIASNAEIVTGITGLPTHGHTPGHTSYVIANGGASLLVLGDVTNHPTINVKNPGWHIVFDMAPQAAEATRRALFDRAAADRTMIIGYHWPFPALGYVRRSGTGYDLIPVPWTSAI; this is translated from the coding sequence ATGCCGATATCCCGCCGCCGCGCCCTTGGCACTGCCCTCGCCGCTCCCGCCCTGCTCGCTGCCGCGCCGGCGCTCGCCCAAGGGCAGGCCGCTCCGGCCCTGCGCCAGGCGCCAGGCTTCTATCGCCTCAAGGTCGGCGCCTTCGAGGTGACGGTGGTGAATGACGGCTACAATCGCCGTCCCAACCCGGCCGAGGGCTTCGTGCGCAACGCCGACGCGGCCGCCGTCCGCGCCGCGCTTGCGGCCGACATGCTGCCGACCGATCATCTCGACATCACCTTCAACATCACCGTCGTCAACACGGGGACGGATCTGATCCTGTTTGACACTGGCACGGGCGGGCTGCTTGCGCCGACCGCCGGCACGATGTGGGACAACATGGCCGCCGCCGGGATCGACCCCGCACGGGTGAGCAAGATCCTCTTCACCCATTTCCACGGCGACCATGTCTCCGGCCTCGTCAGCCGCGAGGGCCAGGCGCGGTTTCCGAACGCCGAGCTGATCGTGCCCGAGGCGGAATGGACCTTCTGGATGAGCGAGCGCGCGCCGCAGCAGCCGGCCGGCATGGTAAAGAGCCGCTTCGGCGCCTATCCGGCCGAGCGGATCAGGCGCATCGCCTCCAACGCCGAGATCGTCACCGGAATCACGGGCCTACCGACGCATGGCCACACGCCCGGACATACGTCCTACGTGATCGCCAATGGCGGGGCGAGCCTGCTTGTGCTCGGCGACGTCACCAACCACCCGACGATCAACGTCAAGAACCCGGGCTGGCACATCGTCTTCGACATGGCCCCCCAGGCGGCGGAGGCGACGCGACGCGCGCTCTTCGACCGCGCCGCCGCCGACCGGACGATGATCATCGGCTATCACTGGCCGTTCCCGGCGCTCGGCTATGTCCGCCGCTCCGGCACCGGCTACGACCTGATCCCGGTGCCCTGGACCTCGGCGATCTGA
- a CDS encoding DUF2237 family protein has product MPRDGDLPRRGGGGARNVLGGPLAPCSFQPLTGWFRDGCCNTEPGDVGLHTVCAVMTERFLAFSKARGNDLSTPRPEFGFPGLKPGDRWCLCAARWQEALEAGEAPRVVLAATHAASLSVCSLEDLKAYAIDLA; this is encoded by the coding sequence ATGCCGAGGGATGGTGACCTGCCGCGGCGCGGAGGGGGAGGGGCGCGAAACGTGCTCGGCGGCCCGCTCGCGCCCTGCTCGTTTCAACCGCTGACCGGTTGGTTCCGCGACGGATGCTGCAACACCGAACCGGGCGACGTCGGGCTGCACACCGTCTGCGCGGTGATGACCGAGCGGTTCCTCGCCTTCTCCAAGGCGCGCGGCAACGATCTCTCCACACCGCGGCCCGAGTTCGGCTTTCCCGGCCTAAAGCCGGGTGACCGCTGGTGCCTCTGCGCCGCGCGCTGGCAGGAGGCGCTCGAGGCGGGCGAGGCGCCGCGCGTGGTGCTCGCCGCGACCCACGCCGCGAGCCTCTCCGTCTGCTCGCTCGAGGACCTCAAGGCGTACGCGATCGACCTCGCCTGA
- a CDS encoding polyphosphate kinase 2 family protein produces MGEDTTKGLRKRALRLLDRYRVTEGKGFRLKRIDPADTAGLDFDKAEARSLLAEGTERLAALQERLYADDRYAILLIFQAMDAAGKDSTIKHVMSGVNPQGCQVTSFKHPSAEALDHDFLHRHQAALPERGRIGIHNRSWYEEVLVVRVHPEILAAQKLPAPLVTKRIWTERLADIAAYERYLARQGTVILKFFLHVSKEEQKRRFLERIDRPEKNWKFSMGDIRERGFWDDYQAAYEEAIRATAAPHAPWFVVPADNKWFTRLVVCAAVVTALEDLDLRFPEVTEAMKAELEAARTALLAE; encoded by the coding sequence ATGGGCGAGGACACGACGAAGGGGCTGCGGAAGAGGGCGCTTCGCCTTCTCGATCGCTACCGGGTGACGGAGGGCAAGGGGTTCCGGCTCAAGCGCATCGACCCTGCCGACACGGCGGGGCTTGATTTCGACAAGGCCGAGGCGCGCAGCCTGCTTGCCGAAGGAACGGAGCGACTCGCCGCGCTCCAGGAGCGTCTCTACGCCGATGACCGCTATGCCATCCTGCTGATCTTCCAGGCGATGGACGCCGCCGGAAAGGACAGCACCATCAAGCACGTGATGTCGGGTGTGAACCCGCAGGGCTGCCAGGTGACGAGCTTCAAGCATCCCTCGGCCGAGGCGCTCGACCACGACTTCCTGCACCGCCACCAGGCCGCCCTGCCCGAGCGCGGACGGATCGGCATCCACAACCGCTCCTGGTACGAGGAGGTTCTGGTGGTGCGCGTCCACCCCGAAATCCTCGCCGCGCAGAAGCTCCCCGCCCCGCTCGTGACGAAGCGGATCTGGACGGAGCGTCTTGCCGACATCGCCGCCTACGAGCGCTATCTCGCGCGCCAGGGCACGGTGATCCTGAAGTTCTTCCTGCACGTCTCGAAGGAGGAGCAGAAGCGCCGCTTCCTCGAGCGGATCGACCGCCCCGAGAAGAACTGGAAGTTCTCCATGGGCGACATCCGCGAGCGCGGCTTTTGGGACGACTATCAGGCGGCCTATGAGGAGGCGATCCGCGCCACCGCCGCCCCCCACGCGCCGTGGTTCGTCGTGCCGGCCGACAACAAGTGGTTCACGCGCCTCGTCGTCTGCGCCGCCGTGGTGACGGCGCTCGAGGATCTCGACCTGCGCTTCCCCGAGGTGACGGAGGCGATGAAGGCCGAGCTCGAAGCGGCGCGCACCGCGCTGCTTGCGGAGTGA
- a CDS encoding GlsB/YeaQ/YmgE family stress response membrane protein: MIGFLLIGLIAGWLAGRMMRGQGFGLLGNLVLGVVGAFVGGFALRMIGFHAAGLIAELITATIGAVMLLVLGRVLKQA; the protein is encoded by the coding sequence ATGATCGGCTTTCTCCTCATCGGGCTCATCGCCGGCTGGCTCGCGGGGCGGATGATGCGTGGCCAGGGGTTCGGCCTCCTTGGCAACCTCGTGCTCGGCGTGGTCGGCGCCTTCGTCGGCGGCTTCGCGCTGCGCATGATCGGTTTCCACGCGGCTGGCCTGATCGCCGAGCTCATCACCGCGACGATCGGCGCGGTGATGCTGCTCGTGCTCGGGCGTGTGCTGAAGCAGGCGTGA